The segment aattttataatatattttaatattttattcatgtattctgaataattttaaatttaaaaaaaaaaaaaatatattattattttattcctatGAACTCTTTCTTCGGGTTCACTAATGCAGAAAACAACAAATTCGGGTTCATAACTGTTTATGGgcccacaaaaaaatattaaaaaaatttggtgaaCCCCAAAGTGGGGTTCACCAATGCTCATGCTCTAAATTCACTGTAAAAAGTGTAGAATGACTAAAAAAATGGGACCCTAAAAAATCCCATTAACTTCAATTATTGCTTACTTTGGATAGGCTTTTTGCTCTCTGTCTTGCGGCATGTGGATAGTATTTTAGATTAGATCGAGCTTCAGTTACCGTCACACTAGAGAAGAAAAATGGGAGGACCAGTAGTTTTAATCTCGTCGAGCATTGTTCAACCAGGACACAGTGGCCAATCTGGTCGAACTAAGATCCATCTTACTCCATTTGATCTCAGTCTTCTTCAAGTAGATTGCCCTCAAAGAGGTCTTCTCTTTCCCCAACCCGACCAAGATTTTCATCTCATATCTCGACTCAAGTCCTCTCTCTCTGCTGCCTTAGAGATCTACTTCCCTTTCGCCGGTCGTCTTGCCAAAGTTGAGAATCTCGAAGACAATACGGTGTCGTTTCACATAGACTGTGATGGCTCTGGCGCTAGGTTTCTCCATGCTGAAGCTAAATCTCTCTCGGTGAGTGACATTCTTCAACCTCACGGTGAAGTTCCTGATTTCATAAAGCACTTCTTTCCCGCTGACGGTTTAAAGAACAGTGATGGCCTGACAGAGCCCTTGCTTGCGGTACAAGTCACCGAGATGAAAGACGGCGTCTTCCTTGGTTACTATTACAACCACATGGTAGCAGACGGTGTGTCGATGTGGAACTTCCTCCACACTTGGTCCATGATTTGCTCGAGTGGTTCAAGCTCCGGTCAACAGCCTCTTGTTCTGAAAAGATGGTTCCTCGAGGGGGTTAGTTACCCTATCCATATTCCGGTCTCAGAGGCGGAGAAGCCACCACCACCGAGCCGTGAACTTTCTTCAGTGCCGGTAACACAAGATCGTGTCTTTCACTTGACAAAGAAGAACATTTCAGATCTCAAAGCTAAAGCGAACAGCCAGGTTGGCTCAAGTGACAAGAACATCTCATCTCTTCAAGCGGTCTCAGCGCATATGTGGCGGTCGATAATCAGACACAGTGGTCTGACCGGGGAAGGAGAGACACATTGCAAAGTAGTGGTGGACTTGAGGCAGAGGGTAAACCCTCCGCTTGAGAAGGATTGTT is part of the Brassica rapa cultivar Chiifu-401-42 chromosome A09, CAAS_Brap_v3.01, whole genome shotgun sequence genome and harbors:
- the LOC103840937 gene encoding uncharacterized acetyltransferase At3g50280; protein product: MGGPVVLISSSIVQPGHSGQSGRTKIHLTPFDLSLLQVDCPQRGLLFPQPDQDFHLISRLKSSLSAALEIYFPFAGRLAKVENLEDNTVSFHIDCDGSGARFLHAEAKSLSVSDILQPHGEVPDFIKHFFPADGLKNSDGLTEPLLAVQVTEMKDGVFLGYYYNHMVADGVSMWNFLHTWSMICSSGSSSGQQPLVLKRWFLEGVSYPIHIPVSEAEKPPPPSRELSSVPVTQDRVFHLTKKNISDLKAKANSQVGSSDKNISSLQAVSAHMWRSIIRHSGLTGEGETHCKVVVDLRQRVNPPLEKDCFGNMVYITPATTTVEELLGRGLGWAALQISKLVSSQTNENCKAFAEDWVSNVRNLKTGVGSRMAGDTVLVSSSPRFDVYRNDFGWGKPVAVRAGPGNSISGKLVLFPGIDEGSFDIQATLWCDVLVSLLADVEFLEHVTTMV